The Edaphobacter flagellatus sequence ATCGTTCCATACCGTTTCGGAGGTGATAGTCGAACCGGAGCTTTGCAGGTTGGTGCCGCCGCAGGCCAGCACGTGCGGGCTGGAGGCTGGAAAATCGACGTGGTTTTTCCCATCGGTCACACCATCGGAAGAGCCATTATCGCCTGCTGCCACCGTGATCGTGATGCCAAGCGCTGCTGCAGACTGGCATGCAGAGTCGAACGCTGACATCGCCTGTGCGGTCCAGTTCGCCTCGGCAGATCCCCAGGAGATGGAGATGACACTGGGCTTATAGGTCGTGTCGTGGATGGCTTGTGCGAGAGCATCGATGAAGCCCTGATCGGTGTTGGGGGCGAAGTAGACGACTATGCGCGCTCGCACTGCGATAGCAGCGGCAACCTCAATGTCGAGCATGACCTCACCGTCGGCGCTGTTCGCGTTGGAGGGCGAGTTCTTCGCGCCGGAGACGGAGACGGCGATGACTTTTGGTGTCGTCTGTCCGAGCGATTTGAAGTAGGCAGTGAGGTCGGTCTGGCGGAATCCGCCGCCTAACTCGATGATGCCGATGGTCTGGTTGGCAGCGGTAGCTCCAGATGGAAAGTTATAGAGCTGCGCGATCTGAACAGGAGTGTAGGAGGGGCCTCCTGCTGCATGAGGCCGCGCAAAGCCCGAGCCTTGCGCGAGCCCGGCAATATCGGATGATTTCTGTCCGGCGATACGAAACTTTGGCGAGGCCTGCGGTCGGTTATCCAGGCCAAGAACGGCAACGACGTATCCTTCGAGTTGTTCGGGAAGATGAATGCATCCTTCGCGTACCCGATAGGTGATGCCTTCGAGATGCCTGTGCTCGAGGGAGACGCCGAAGGCGCGCTGCATCCTGGCGATGGTCCCACTCAGCTTAATGGTTCTTCTGCCAGGAGCGGGAGTGCCAGGCTGGATTTTGAGGCCAAACTCTTTCGCGAAGGTGCGGACAAGCTTGACGGCCACCGGATCTGCAGCGTGGTTGGCGCGGAACTGCGCTCGCGTCAGCCTGAGCTTGC is a genomic window containing:
- a CDS encoding S53 family peptidase, which codes for MPARKNSAILKPMMEQPRIILPGSEKAPLALAIHEKPAPSSSRITVSVIVRRKKPLSIAHTTGKLRLTRAQFRANHAADPVAVKLVRTFAKEFGLKIQPGTPAPGRRTIKLSGTIARMQRAFGVSLEHRHLEGITYRVREGCIHLPEQLEGYVVAVLGLDNRPQASPKFRIAGQKSSDIAGLAQGSGFARPHAAGGPSYTPVQIAQLYNFPSGATAANQTIGIIELGGGFRQTDLTAYFKSLGQTTPKVIAVSVSGAKNSPSNANSADGEVMLDIEVAAAIAVRARIVVYFAPNTDQGFIDALAQAIHDTTYKPSVISISWGSAEANWTAQAMSAFDSACQSAAALGITITVAAGDNGSSDGVTDGKNHVDFPASSPHVLACGGTNLQSSGSTITSETVWNDQPQGGATGGGVSDIFPLPTWQTNANVPKPTTSTGGRGVPDVAGDADPATGYNVRVDGQNLVIGGTSAVAPLWAGLIALANQQNAVSAGFINPAIYSAKAKSAFRDILTTNNGAFSAGPGWDACTGLGSPIGTKLITVMNPGPVSTTSHKKKKTAHKGKKTAHKKTSSKHQSR